From one Lolium rigidum isolate FL_2022 chromosome 4, APGP_CSIRO_Lrig_0.1, whole genome shotgun sequence genomic stretch:
- the LOC124708469 gene encoding probable 4-hydroxy-tetrahydrodipicolinate reductase 1, chloroplastic has protein sequence MLSAAFAAHPATAAALQRHSVRPRQLFSAPIATATPTRRSRAAMLSVKNAVASQSPLTARAAPRDLSFPILVNSCTGKMGKAVAEAAVSAGLQLVPVSFSAVEVPDGKLNICDRDIHIHDLSESERILSSIVKDYPDMIVVDYTVPDAVNANAELYCKLGLPFVMGTTGGDRQLLNKTVQDANVYAVISPQMGKQVVAFLAAMEIMAEKFPGAFAGYKLEVMESHQATKLDVSGTAKAVISCFQKLGVSFDMNEVNLVRDPEEQMAIVGVPEEHLAGHAFHNYHLTSPDETVSFEFQHNVCGRSIYAEGTIDAAMFLRKKIQDGANKKLYDMIDVLSEGNMR, from the exons ATGCTCTCCGCCGCCTTCGCTGCTcaccccgccaccgccgccgcgctgcAGCGGCATTCCGTCCGCCCGCGCCAGCTATTCTCGGCTCCAATCGCCACGGCGACGCCAACGCGGCGGTCACGAGCGGCCATGCTTTCGGTGAAGAACGCCGTCGCTAGCCAGAGCCCTCTGACCGCCCGCGCGGCGCCTCGCGACCTCTCTTTCCCGATACTG GTGAATAGTTGCACCGGCAAAATGGGGAAGGCTGTTGCTGAAGCAGCTGTATCTGCTGGTCTTCAGTTAGTTCCCGTGTCATTCAGCGCAGTGGAGGTTCCTGATGGAAAGCTCAACATTTGTGACAGAGATATCCATATTCATGATCTATCGGAAAGTGAACGTATTCTCAGTTCCATTGTTAAGGACTACCCGGATATGATAGTTGTTGACTACACTGTGCCTGATGCTGTTAATG CCAACGCTGAACTTTACTGCAAACTTGGCTTGCCATTTGTAATGGGCACAACGGGTGGAGATAGGCAACTGTTGAACAAAACAGTGCAGGATGCGAATGTTTATGCTGTGATATCCCCACAAATGGGCAAGCAG GTTGTTGCTTTTCTTGCTGCCATGGAAATCATGGCAGAGAAATTCCCTGGTGCATTCGCAGGTTACAAACTAGAG GTCATGGAGTCTCATCAAGCGACAAAATTGGATGTTTCTGGAACTGCCAAAGCTGTAATCTCTTGCTTTCAGAAGTTGGGTGTTTCATTCGACATGAACGAG GTAAACTTGGTTAGGGATCCCGAAGAGCAGATGGCCATCGTCGGTGTCCCAGAAGAACATCTTGCGGGGCATGCATTTCACAATTACCATCTCACTTCACCTGATGAGAC AGTGTCTTTTGAGTTCCAGCACAATGTATGCGGCCGTTCAATATATGCAGAGGGAACTATTGACGCTGCCATGTTTCTCCGTAAAAAG ATACAGGACGGGGCGAACAAGAAATTATATGATATGATCGATGTTCTGAGTGAGGGCAACATGAGATGA